A stretch of Besnoitia besnoiti strain Bb-Ger1 chromosome III, whole genome shotgun sequence DNA encodes these proteins:
- a CDS encoding WD domain, G-beta repeat-containing protein (encoded by transcript BESB_045540) yields the protein MAPLRREATGAPVVTLGTYDGGLMGYTVEKTAENSLDLKVSFAVNAHVGCVKAIASSPSLLLTGSTDESIRIFSLATRRELGVLTNTTPGTVTCLALVGDAFLLSGDERGRLKLWRGPDWALLRSLDTTQAPKAAGAKRQAGRCKGAGDNAHEEEDEDVAQGRRAVTSLAVHPSGRLALVLTGDASLQIWNLLAGTCAARQALKGEQPTEGVRWAPHADAAVYGLLSSREVSLHNVSDPTRSAVVSVEAVDGRLAGDNDGRPPRWTAFCFALESLLLVGDSNGCVWGVRLPAALLAAEEKSDAPALQPSFCFRGSHASRIKGLELLSCAQISSLAAQISFVSADANGCVHAWSFECVSSASRAEDGNAKKGKSNLQVIQPEATVDTKCRVTCLSSSAAGAFAGSPRSPERTSEQAEEASEDDAEPLAGETHTGKAGTRSRNAAQGFRLRSQDGWREAPHKKATHAAAEGKRKCAWGPQADFCAAKRKRENAAACPAKGNENGKRKKEKMREKGKKKLT from the exons ATGGCGCCTCTACGCAGAGAGGCAACCGGCGCGCCGGTTGTGACGCTCGGGACGTACGATGGCGGCTTGATGGGCTACACCGTCGAGAAAACCGCAGAAAACTCCCTCGATCTCAAGGTTTCCTTCGCTGTAAATGCTCACGTG GGATGCGTGAAGGCGATCGCCAGCAGCCCCAGTCTGCTGCTCACAGGAAGCACCGACGAGAGTATCCG GATCTTCAGTttggcgacgcgccgcgagctgggCGTGTTGACCAACACGACTCCGGGAACAGTCACCTGTCTGGCGCTGGTCGGGGACGCCTTTCTGCTCTctggcgacgagcgcgggcggctgAAGCTCTGGCGGGGGCCTGActgggcgctgctgcggagccTCGACACCACTCAGGCGCCtaaggccgccggcgcgaagcgGCAAGCGGGAAGGTGCAAAGGCGCCGGTGACAACGcacacgaagaagaggatgaaGACGTCGCGCAGGGACGCAGAGCCGTGACGAGCCTTGCAGTCCACcccagcggccgcctcgccctcgtcttgACCGGAGACGCCAGCCTCCAAATCTGGAACCTCCTCGCAGGCACCTGCGCCGCACGACAGGCTCTCAAGGGTGAGCAGCCGACTGAA GGCGTGAGGTGGGCTCCGCATGCGGACGCCGCAGTCTACGGTCTGCTGTCGAGCCGCGAAGTCTCTCTTCACAACGTGAGCGACCCAACTCGTTCTGCGGTGGTCTCTGTGGAGGCGGTTGATGGAAGGCTCGCCGGCGACAACGACGGAAGACCTCCGCGGT GGACTGCGTTCTGCTTCGCCCTGgagtcgctgcttctcgttGGAGACTCCAACGGTTGCGTCTGGGGCGTgaggctgccggcggcgctgctcgccgcggaggagaaatCCGACGCGCCTGCCTTGCAGCCGTCCTTCTGCTTCAGGGGATCGCATGCGTCGCGCATAAAGGGCTTGGAGCTCCTCAGCTGCGCGCAG ATTTCTTCCTTGGCCGCGCAAATTTCTTTCGTCAGTGCCGACGCGAACGgctgcgtgcatgcgtggaGTTTCGAGTGCGTGAgttcggcctcgcgcgctgaAGACGGCAACGCAAAGAAAGGAAAATCTAATCTCCAAGTCATTCAACCGGAAGC GACTGTAGACACCAAATGCCGCGTGACTTGCCTCTCTagcagcgcggcgggcgccttcgcgggcaGTCCGCGCAGCCCCGAGCGCACGTCTGAGCAGGCAGAAGAGgcaagcgaagacgacgcggagccgctcgcaggcgagacgcatACCGGGAAGGCAGGAACGAGGAGCCGAAACGCCGCCCAGGGCTTTCGGCTGAGGTCCCAGGACGGCTGGCGTGAGGCTCCACacaagaaggcgacgcacgccgcggctgagGGGAAGCGGAAGTGCGCGTGGGGTCCTCAGGCCGActtctgcgcggcgaagagaaaacgagaaaacgCTGCCGCGTGTCCCGCAAAGGGCAACGAGAACGgcaagagaaagaaggagaaaatGCGGGAAAAAGGCAAGAAAAAGCTGACCTAG
- a CDS encoding hypothetical protein (encoded by transcript BESB_045500) — translation MGGAPAGEPRAEEGTPALSTHGRASLFLKGLPQWRSLLQLPAFCCLPPCAVMSILIVLLLVVIALAVFVYYVNTKLAERDALKKKRPGKPRRKDREYWSLE, via the exons ATGGGGGGCGCTCCCGCGGGAGAgccacgcgcagaggagggcaCGCCTGCTTTGTCAACGCACGGCCG AGCTTCTCTTTTCCTCAAAGGTTTGCCACAATGGCGGTCTCTTCTCCAG CTTCCTGCTTTTTGCTGCCTTCCGCCTTGTGCAGTTATGAGCATTCTCATCGTCCTCCTCTTGGTCGTCATCGCCCTGGCGGTCTTCGTCTACTACGTCAACACCAAGTTGgcggagcgagacgcgctgaagaagaagcgcccCGGC AAGCCCAGAAGGAAGGACAGAGAATACTGGTCGCTGGAATAA
- a CDS encoding putative beta adaptin protein (encoded by transcript BESB_045560) codes for MTDGSYFQPAKRGELHELKEELHSSNKEKKKEAVKKVIAAMTVGKDVSSLFPDVVNCMQTTNIELKKLVYLYVINYAKAQPELAILAINTFRKDSLDPNPLIRALAVRTMGCIRLEEITEYLVEPLRRCCKDPDPYVRKTAAICVAKLFDIRPDMVGEEGFIEELTTMLSDSNPVVVANAVAALSEISENSGKSYMKDILNAKESNVNKLLAALNECTEWGQVFILDALAQFEPETPRAAESVLDRVTARLSHANSAVVLSAIKVVMKLLDKVTNPDVVRAVQRKLCPPLVTLLSAEPEIQYVALRNIELIVQKRPNILANEVKMFFCKYNDPVYVKIEKLDILVRLASERNIDQVLNELKEYATEVDVDFVRKAVRSIGRCAIKLDAAAERCVAVLLDLIQTKVNYVVQEAIVVIKDIFRKYPNQYESMISTLCKNLDTLDEPAAKASMVWIVGEYVDRIDNADELLETFLETFHDEPSVVQLQLLTATVKLFLKKPAHTQDLVTKVLKMATEETYNPDLRDRAYIYWRMLSGNPDASKKVVFAPKPCINEDADALDYRTLDKLIGNISLLSSVYHKAPETFVTRQAAPGAARQKEITASSDEDSTDTRVEKAKRDMQRQHYSSDEKEDGDSSSDGSSEQSDSDTDGPTDLLGLNDEAPPSKQGSKPNNDFFDISFSAGPAVAKPVVLTADRPGSQGKTGLEIAAALARFNGMIRLHLSFSNRSQVPLNGWALQFNKNSFGLAPAGPLQVGDLLPGSSTETTVPVVPGQLNSNTAPGQPPSLQVAVKTNLDVFYFTVPFDLCVVLQENSSADKDLFRQRWQAIGEGRQHALMAVAANSQSVQAVIAQLEAINIALVAQRSADTFEALYVSATTTNNLVVLAEVSLQKNGNAVKIVTRSEAAALIPLFNATVCTALRLTVRS; via the exons ATGACGGACGGAAGCTACTTCCAGCCCGCGAAACGGGGGGAGCTCCATGAGTTGAAGGAGGAGCTGCACTCGTCTAacaaggaaaaaaagaaggaagcggTGAAGAAGGTTATCGCCGCCATGACAGTCGGAAAAGACGTTTCTTCGCTTTTCCCTGATGTCGTCAACTGTATGCAAACAACTAACATCGAGCTCAAGAAGCTTGTGTACCTGTACGTTATCAACtacgcgaaggcgcagccggAACTGGCTATCCTTGCCATCAACACGTTCCGCAAGGACTCATTGGACCCGAACCCTCTCATCAG GGCGCTGGCCGTTCGGACCATGGGCTGCATCCGTCTGGAGGAAATTACTGAGTATCTCGTTGAGCCGCTCCGAAGATGCTGCAAGGATCCGGACCCGTACGTCCGGAAAACCGCGGCGATTTGCGTGGCGAAGCTCTTTG ACATTCGCCCAGATATGGTCGGAGAGGAAGGGTTCATTGAGGAGCTCACGACGATGCTGAGCGACTCGAATCCGGTCGTCGTGGCCAACGCGGTTGCCGCGCTCTCGGAAATCTCTGAGAACTCGGGGAAAAGCTACATGAAGGATATCCTCA ACGCGAAGGAATCCAACGTGAACAAACTGCTGGCGGCACTCAACGAGTGCACAGA GTGGGGTCAGGTTTTCATTCTCGACGCGCTCGCACAGTTCGAGCCCGAAACGCCGAGGGCTGCGGAGTCAGTCTTGGACCGCGTGACCGCTCGGCTCTCGCATGCGAACTCTGCGG TTGTCCTCTCTGCGATCAAGGTCGTCATGAAGCTTCTCGACAA AGTCACGAACCCCGACGTCGTCCGCGCGGTTCAGCGGAAGCTCTGTCCGCCTCTGGTGACTCTGCTCTCGGCGGAGCCTGAGATTCAGTACGTCGCGCTGCGCAACATCGAGCTCATCGTCCAGAAACGCCCAAACATCCTGGCGAACGAAGTCAAG ATGTTCTTCTGCAAGTACAACGACCCGGTTTATGTGAAAATCGAGAAACTCGACATCCTCGTGCGCCTGGCCTCGGAGAGGAACATCGACCAA GTTTTGAACGAGCTGAAGGAGTACGCGACTGAAGTCGATGTGGACTTTGTGCGGAAGGCTGTGCGTTCGATTGGGCGCTGCGCCATCAAGCTGGACGCTGCGGCAGAGCGATGCGTGGCGGTTCTCCTCGATCTGATTCAAACCAAGGTCAACTACGTGGTTCAGGAGGCGATCGTTGTCATTAAAGACATCTTTAG GAAGTACCCGAACCAGTACGAGTCGATGATTTCCACCCTGTGCAAGAATCTTGACACGCTCGATGAGCctgccgcgaaggcctccaTGGTTTGGATCGTGG GTGAGTACGTCGACCGCATCGACAATGCTGACGAGTTGCTAGAGACCTTCCTCGAGACGTTCCACGACGAGCCGTCGGTGGTGCAGCTGCAACTTCTGACGGCCACGGTCAAGTTGTTTTTGAAGAAAcctgcgcacacgcaggaTCTCGTGACAAAGGTTCTCAAAATGGCGACCGAGGAAACGTACAACCCGGATCTGCGAGACAGAG CGTACATCTACTGGCGCATGCTCTCTGGAAATCCTGACGCATCCAAGAAAGTCGTCTTCGCTCCGAAGCCCTGCATAAACGAGGACGCGGATGCGCTGGATTACCGCACTCTGGACAAACTCATCG GAAACATCtcgctgctttcctcggtgTATCACAAGGCTCCTGAGACCTTCGTCACGCGCCAagcggcgcccggcgccgcgaggcagaaggagaTCACCGCGAGTTCAGATGAGGACTCGACAGACACGCGAGTCGAGAAAGCCAAGCGGGacatgcagagacagcacTACTCCAgcgacgagaaagaagacggcgacagcTCCTCAGACGGAAGCAGCGAACAGTCCGACAG CGACACCGACGGCCCCACAGATCTTCTTGGATTgaacgacgaggcgccgccgagtaAACAGGGCTCTAAACCCAACAATGACTTTTTCGAT ATCTCGTTTTCCGCCGGCCCCGCTGTCGCGAAGCCTGTCGTCTTAACTGCGGATCGCCCGGGAAGTCAGGGTAAAACTGGTCTCGAAATCGCAGCTGCTCTGGCGAGATTCAACG GGATGATTCGCCTCCACCTTTCCTTCTCGAATCGGAGTCAGGTGCCGCTCAACGGCTGGGCGCTGCAGTTCAACAAGAATtccttcggcctcgcgccggctgGACCACTGCAGGTCGGCGACCTGCTGCCGGGAAGCTCCACGGAGACGACGGTTCCCGTCGTGCCGGGTCAGCTGAACTCGAACACTGCTCCAGGGcagcctccctctctccag GTCGCTGTGAAAACGAATCTCGACGTCTTCTACTTCACCGTCCCGTTCGACCTCTGCGTCGTGCTGCAAGAGAATTCGTCGGCTGACAAGGATCTCTTTAGGCAGAGATGGCAGGCCATCGGCGAGGGGCGCCAG CACGCGTTGATggccgtcgcggcgaacTCCCAAAGTGTCCAGGCTGTGATTGCGCAGCTTGAGGCTATCAACATCGCGCTCGTTGCACAGCGCAGCGCCGACACGTTT GAGGCGCTTTATGTGTCTGCAACGACGACAAACAACCTTGTGGTGCTCGCGGAGGTGTCACTGCAGAAAAACGGGAACGCCGTGAAAATCGTCACGCGTtcggaagccgcggcgctg ATTCCGCTGTTCAACGCCACGGTATGCACCGCGCTTCGGCTGACTGTGCGGTCGTAG
- a CDS encoding acyltransferase domain-containing protein (encoded by transcript BESB_045550), which yields MAPTPLRVLMTIYFYFVVSVFFLCAFLTQIAACVCLLPLMLTVKGFPRRALSSIFQIYMELAFIFLPFWRLKMLNQPPRNYRPRRTIIMCNHASGADPWVVTSVIFPWSTVFVIKESLCYVPIAGWSLWLAQYVRVKFTKEKGGWGTAPGAVKECMQQSADALDQGSSLMVFPEGTRSVTGRLQPFKDGFFRFALEHPDVEILPIAVHGTHKLWPVTSKLVDSGTVYAKYGQPIRAEGMTLETLKEKVHEEIFEGLRSSPEFDEQNEQPLTRLASHRGHGL from the exons ATGGCGCCCACTCCGCTGCGCGTGTTGATGACGATTTACTTCTActtcgtcgtctccgtcttcttcctctgcgccttcctcaCGCAAATCGCCGCGTGCGTTTGCCTTCTGCCCCTGATGCTGACTGTGAAGGGCTTCCCGCGTCGTGCCCTGAGCTCCATCTTCCAAATTTACATGGAACTGG CCTTCATTTTCTTGCCCTTCTGGCGCCTCAAGATGCTGAACCAGCCCCCGCGGAACTACCGCCCGCGCCGAACTATCATCATGTGCAATCACGCGAGTGGAGCGG ATCCGTGGGTGGTGACTTCGGTCATCTTTCCGTGGTCGACAGTCTTCGTGATCAAGGAGTCGCTGTGCTACGTGCCCATCGCCGGCTGGAGCCTCTGGCTGGCGCAGTACGTCCGCGTGAAGTTTACCAAGGAGAAGGGTGGCTGGGGCactgcgcctggcgccgtCAAGGAGTGCATGCAG CAATCAGCTGACGCGCTTGACCAAGGCAGCTCGTTGATGGTCTTCCCTGAAGGCACGCGGAGCGTCACGGGTCGTCTGCAGCCGTTCAAAGATGGATTTTttcgcttcgccctcgagcACCCCGACGTCGAAATTCTCCCCATCG CGGTCCACGGCACCCACAAACTTTGGCCTGTGACGAGCAAGCTGGTGGACAGCGGCACGGTCTACGCCAAGTATGGTCAGCCGATCCGCGCTGAG GGCATGACGCTGGAGACCCTGAAGGAGAAGGTTCACGAGGAGATCTTCGAGGGCCTGCGCTCCAGCCCCGAATTCGATGAGCAGAACGAGCAGCCGCTGACGCGCCTGGCGTCGCACAGGGGACACGGCCTCTGA
- a CDS encoding hypothetical protein (encoded by transcript BESB_045510), with protein MEAVSAAPAAAAPEVPAAEPAPAQSEDAAPPAPVAAGEEGSTVASPLADTGQKEESVSSPPSAAHAPAALEVSGLSAASNRETSGLGTQEAPAHGSGGVLGFLASLLPRSDLPGARQKTPFGLNRYVLLLVYSVVVFTTGAVFYGWTALSGMIFRNDGLAHLCPKNASGEYEPDMRKQGQLFICDEQDAAVQKLYTMTFAVACVMSACAGTLLDWLGPLFTEILGQTFNLVGWLLLAFSSPDFPAYYISLVFIGLGADSSLLPTLCVRRLFPGSTGLIITIIGSAASASFGIPLILNSIVENHGASVRTVSLCYCCVGPVLGILIAIFLIPRSGFALDDAGTTFREEEEMLITEEEEARHGIVPEPAPGGFEDGCVGRGGGERESKREKAKRKANRLARDVVGSSFWKQLLSIRYCLIVVYFVVVSWGTSYYQQAARRMFSDAVISVLEVLLPLSFIPCIILGKIADMVGIFKVLFVINSAGLLTYVFSFFDSDGTGYASALCFMIYMSLLTSQMFVYIEATFSPNHFGKLIGIGTMVGGLLSLVSNCLYEDVTVNREGGNPRSIQIAMTALLCVQYVWIATLAILHVKNPKPYAPRQVEPSSDASKKAEEGEVLV; from the coding sequence ATGgaagctgtctccgcggctcctgcggccgctgcgccggaaGTTcctgccgcggagcccgcgcctgcgcagagtgAGGACGCcgctcctccggcgccggtcgctgccggcgaagaggGCTCGACGGTGGCGAGCCCGCTGGCTGACACGGGGCAGAAGGAAgagtctgtctcctcgccgccgtcggcggcgcatgcCCCGGCGGCGCTTGAGGTCTCggggctctccgcggcgtcgaacCGCGAGACGAGCGGCTTGGggacgcaggaggcgccaGCGCACGGCTCGGGAGGCGTTCTGGGCTTCCTGGCgagcctgctgccgcggagcgATCTCcccggcgcgaggcagaagacgccgtTTGGCTTGAACCGCTACGTGCTGCTGTTGGTCTACTCAGTAGTCGTCTTCACGACTGGTGCCGTCTTTTACGGCTGGACGGCGTTGTCCGGGATGATTTTCCGCAATGACGGCTTGGCGCACCTCTGCCCGAAGAATGCGTCCGGGGAATACGAGCCCGACATGAGGAAGCAGGGGCAGTTGTTCATCTGCGATGAGCAGGACGCAGCGGTGCAGAAGCTATACACGATGACGTTCGCGGTGGCGTGCGTGATGAGCGCGTGCGCCGGGACGCTTCTTGACTGGTTGGGTCCGCTGTTCACCGAGATCTTGGGGCAGACATTCAACTTGGTCGGCTGGCTCCTGCTTGCCTTCTCGTCTCCCGACTTTCCTGCCTACTATATCTCGCTGGTGTTCATCGGCCTCGGCGCAGACTCGTCGCTGCTCCCCactctctgcgtccgccgcctcttcccgGGCTCGACTGGCTTGATCATCACAATCATtggctccgcggcctcggcgagcTTCGGCATTCCGTTGATTCTGAACTCGATCGTTGAGAATCACGGCGCGAGCGTGCGGACGGTCAGTCTCTGCTACTGCTGCGTGGGTCCGGTGCTTGGCATCCTGATTGCGATCTTCCTCATTCCGCGGAGTGGCTTCGcgctcgacgacgcgggcaCGACCttccgcgaagaagaggagatgCTCATcaccgaagaggaggaagctcGCCACGGGATCGTGCCTGAgcctgcgcctggcggctTTGAGGACGGCTGCGtggggcgcggaggaggcgagcgcgagtcgaagcgcgagaaagcgaagcggaaggccaaccgactcgcgcgcgacgtcgTCGGATCTTCTTTCTGGAAGCAGCTCCTGTCGATTCGCTACTGTCTCATCGTCGTCTACTTCGTTGTGGTTTCTTGGGGGACATCCTACTaccagcaggcggcgcgccgcatgTTTTCTGACGCAGTCATCTCGGTGCTTGAAGtcctgctgccgctctcctTCATTCCCTGCATCATTCTGGGCAAGATCGCAGACATGGTAGGCATTTTCAAGGTGCTGTTTGTGATCAACTCCGCCGGCCTATTGACCTACGTCTTCTCGTTCTTCGATTCAGACGGGACCGGCTATGCATCCGCCCTCTGTTTCATGATCTACATGTCGCTGCTCACGAGTCAGATGTTTGTATACATCGAGGCGACTTTCTCGCCGAACCACTTTGGCAAGCTCATCGGCATCGGCACTATGGTCGGCGGactcctctcgctcgtctccAACTGCCTCTACGAAGACGTGACCGTGaaccgcgaaggcggcaacCCGCGCTCCATTCAAATCGCCATGAccgccctcctctgcgtccagTACGTCTGGATTGCGACCCTCGCCATTCTCCACGTgaaaaaccctaaaccctacgCCCCGCGACAAGTCGAACcgagcagcgacgccagcaagaaggctgaagaaggcgaagtcCTCGTCTAA
- a CDS encoding hydrolase, alpha/beta fold family protein (encoded by transcript BESB_045520) codes for MKRRISSSRRLSSLRLAPLFLSRLFLLSLFLLLLRWPPVSGRVRPLPRHPLCRPAPSFRACVAANSKTLGPSAGPISSSSLMSSQLSLRGCVPRDALTMLGVQRASSVAAALASRRAPPPREVSCFLFEALHPIRNHATARGCAALPGEAFLARRHASAQASSCASRSCGGACAARPLASTSSSSCWPPSAASGAPTLTRSLSTLSASLSSCASPVAPLCVPLACAALRLSARCASVVSQPPSSSSSTPQGEAGAAPREAAETGESSFPDAADLAFHVIPSRVKPLRREAPSLCVLHGLLGSKRNMRSFAALLNSPQIVAMDLRNHGESPWRDAMSIADLGKDLLHMLDTKPSLFAPPSPSATASGSTTARAHSGVVLVGHSLGGLAAMFAALHRAQEGVSTRPPVIRGVVVLDIAPVDYSSPRARAEGRPARGEEGLSTRRVVEILCDLPMSAFEDKKQLARTLAATDSPLPPRMVQWLLTAVKERRASRMRSGEAPWLEQAPPSRSRDKTLKNDEKIVLEWEMNLHAIQHMLKTQQLRWPLECPHEGAEPSEASRTEARGGAPPPVFEGPTLFLKGANSSYVDLKRDWPAMRRFFPNAECKVVQNAGHWLHAEQPLQTAELVNDFLAKT; via the coding sequence ATGAAGCGGCGGATCTCGTCCTCTCGTCGCCTGTcttctctccgtctcgcACCCCTGTTTCTGTCTCGCttgtttcttctctctctcttccttcttcttctccgctggcCTCCCGTCTCCGGGCGGGTCAGGCCGCTCCCTCGCCATCCTCTctgccgccctgcgccctccttccgcgcctgcgtcgcggccaACTCCAAGACTCTCGGGCCTTCCGCGGGGCCAatttcgtcttcgtctcttaTGTCTTCTCAGCTCTCGCTTCGAGGCTGCGTcccccgcgacgccctcACAATGCTCGGCGTGCAGCGTGCCTCTtcggtcgcggccgccctcgcgtcgcggcgcgctccgccgccgcgggaggtCTCCTGCTTCCTATTTGAAGCTCTTCATCCCATCAGGAACCACGCGACTGCGAGAGGGTGTGCCGCGTTGCCGGGAGAGGCTtttctcgctcggcgccacgcctctgcgcaggctTCGAGCTGCGCCAGCCGTTCATGCGGAGGGGCTTGCGCTGCGCGTCCCCTGGCCTCcacgtcttcttcctcgtgtTGGCCtccgtccgcggcctctggagCTCCCACCTTGAcccgctctctctcgactttgtctgcttctctttcATCTTGCGCCTCGCCGGTCGCCCCGTTGTGCGTGCCTCTGGCGTgtgctgcgctgcggctctccgctCGGTGTGCGTCGGTTGTCTCTCagccgccctcctcttcgtcctccactccgcagggcgaggcaggcgctgcgcctcgcgaggcagcagagactgGAGAGTCCTCCTTTCCAGATGCAGCAGATCTTGCGTTCCACGTGATTCCGAGTCGCGTCaagcctcttcggcgcgaggcgccgagtctctgcgtcctccacgGACTCCTGGGCAGCAAGCGCAACATGCggagcttcgcggcgctgctcaaCTCTCCGCAAATCGTCGCGATGGATTTAAGGAACCACGGGGAGTCGCCCTGGAGGGACGCGATGAGCATCGCCGATCTGGGCAAAGATCTCCTCCACATGCTTGACACGAAGCCCAGCCTCTTCGcgcccccctcgccctccgcgaccgcgtcgggctccacgaccgcgcgcgcgcactcCGGTGTGGTGTTGGTGGGTCACAGCCTGGGGGGTTTGGCGGCAATGTTTGCGGCGTTGCATCGTGCACAGGAGGGCGTTtccacgcggccgccggtgATTCGGGGTGTGGTAGTCTTGGATATCGCGCCGGTGGACtactcgtcgccgcgggcgcgagccgaGGGGCGACctgctcgcggcgaggagggtctcagcacgcgccgcgtcgtGGAGATCCTCTGCGACTTGCCGATGTCTGCGTTTGAGGACAagaagcagctcgcgcggaCGCTCGCGGCAACAGAttcgccgcttccgccgcgcatgGTGCAGTGGCTGTTGACCGCCGTGAAGGAgcggcgcgcttcgcgaATGCGGAGTGGAGAGGCGCCCTGGCTGGAgcaagcgccgccgtcgcgctcgcgagaCAAAACGCTGAAAAACGATGAAAAAATCGTCCTCGAGTGGGAAATGAACCTCCACGCCATCCAGCACATGCTcaagacgcagcagctccgcTGGCCTCTCGAATGTCCCCACGAGGGAGCAGAGCCGAGCGAAGCGTCGCGAACCGAAGCGAGggggggcgcgccgccgccagtctTCGAGGGTCCGACGCTGTTTCTCAAAGGGGCGAACTCGTCCTACGTCGACTTGAAACGCGACTGGCCTGCGATGCGGCGCTTCTTCCCGAATGCGGAGTGCAAAGTGGTGCAGAACGCAGGCCACTGGCTCCACGCCGagcagcctctgcagacCGCGGAGCTCGTCAACGACTTCCTCGCGAAGACCTGA
- a CDS encoding histone lysine demethylase JmjC NO66 (encoded by transcript BESB_045530): MLQEDGDAAALPVAERADGCSRKRDFTPEAEGDEAEQESRNGEAGGDNAAAGKESRERGAERFAGGEHAEVARGDSVPSEGDAVLQAAARTLDEKLFTPDFFQHFWEKQPRLLRSEEIENNPFTGHAFVSEADMACMCYRGAVAETLKVFKEGVALEPPRVPWLEEPSPLPTYSGGSFSPSTSAATSAAPHAFTESGRLLQPVARYLDGCSLDVFLLQLWGCKKWKVYAPPQELPLSDEMLGKREPFPQDPGEPLMELVLREGDVLYIPRGFPHAAETAAEPSLHLTITVPSAEYAYVTCVERLVKRLILRHRLPVETERRCRSALLLKAVPGRSPQAEKELRECMTESAKGLARLVSYETLAASLSEHLREINAMQARQFARLQAFPVKAAFAEDTCVRLSPGLTCECDDGSCEATFFKGTQSLRMKIHTSASRMIRALASKKPHRVSELPCDDAFERLCVLLVLHSKDLVEILP; encoded by the exons ATGCTGcaagaggacggcgacgcagccgctctCCCCGTCGCGGAGCGCGCAgacggctgcagccgcaaaCGAGACTTCACCCCTgaggccgaaggcgacgaagcggagCAGGAAAGCAGAAACggagaagcaggcggcgacaACGCCGCTGCAGGGAAGGAGTCTCGAGAGCGAGGTGCGGAAAGATTCGCAGGGGGAGAACATGCGGAagtcgcgcgaggagacagcgtgcccagcgaaggcgacgccgtgctgcaggctgccgcgcgcacgcTCGATGAGAAGCTCTTCACGCCGGACTTCTTCCAGCACTTCTGGgagaagcagccgcggcttctccgcAGCGAAGAGATCGAAAACAACCCCTTCACCGGCCACGCATTCGTCTCCGAG GCAGACATGGCCTGCATGTGCTACcgcggcgcggtcgcagaGACGCTGAAAGTCTTCAAG GAGGGCGTCGCCttggagccgccgcgcgtgcccTGGCTGGAGGagccttcgccgcttccgACGTACAGCGGCGGGTCGTTTTCTCCTTCCACGTCTGCGGCGACCTCAGCGGCGCCACATGCGTTCACCGAGAGCggtcgcctgctgcagcccgtCGCGCGCTACCTCGATGGATGCAGCCTG GACGTCTTCTTGCTCCAGCTGTGGGGGTGCAAGAAGTGGAAGGTGtatgcgccgccgcaggaacTTCCACTGAGCGACGAGATGCTCGGCAAACGCGAGCCGTTTCCGCAG GATCCCGGCGAGCCGCTGATGGAACTTGTGTTGCGAGAGGGCGACGTCCTCTACATTCCCAGAGG GTTTCcgcacgcagcagagacggcggccgAGCCTTCGCTTCACCTGACTATCACGGTCCCCTCCGCAGAGTATGCCTAC gTGACGTGCGTTGAGCGCCTGGTCAAGCGGCTCATTCTCCGCCACCGACTCCCTGTGGAAAccgagcggcgctgccggtctgcgctgcttctc aaggcggttccggggcgctcgccgcaggcagagaaggagctgcgcgagtgCATGACGGAGTCTGCAAAGGGTCTCGCAAGGCTAGTCAGCTACGAAACcttggcggcgtcgctcagcGAACATCTGCGAGA AATCAACGCGATGCAGGCGCGGCAGtttgcgcggctgcaggcgttcCCTGTAAaggccgccttcgccgaagACACCTGCGTGCGTCTGTCCCCCG GACTCACATGTGAATGCGATGATggcagctgcgaggcgactTTCTTCAAGGGAACGCAGAG TCTTCGAATGAAAATCCACACGTCAGCGTCGAGGATGAttcgcgcgctcgccagtAAAAAGCCACACCGG GTTTCCGAGCTGCCCTGCGACGATGCGTTTGAGCGCCtgtgcgtcctcctcgtgtTGCACAGCAAAGACCTTGTCGAAATTCTCCCCTAG